In Carya illinoinensis cultivar Pawnee chromosome 9, C.illinoinensisPawnee_v1, whole genome shotgun sequence, the following are encoded in one genomic region:
- the LOC122277291 gene encoding PLASMODESMATA CALLOSE-BINDING PROTEIN 5-like yields the protein MSSALQKSLLALLLLILALQTSDGQFVEWCIADEQTPDDELQTALDWACGKGGADCSKIQAAHQPCFLPNTIRDHASFAFNNYYQKFKHKGATCYFNAAAMITDLDPSHNSCKFEYLP from the exons atgtcatcCGCTTTGCAGAAAAGTCTTCTTGCTCTTCTCCTTTTGATCCTTGCTCTTCAAACATCTG ATGGGCAATTTGTGGAATGGTGCATTGCTGACGAGCAGACCCCAGATGACGAGCTGCAGACGGCTCTGGACTGGGCTTGTGGAAAAGGAGGTGCAGACTGCAGCAAAATACAAGCAGCACACCAGCCTTGTTTCTTACCAAATACAATAAGGGACCATGCCTCTTTTGCGTTCAACAACTATTACCAGAAGTTCAAGCACAAAGGAGCTACTTGCTATTTCAACGCTGCTGCAATGATCACGGATCTTGACCCAA GTCATAATTCGTGCAAGTTTGAGTATCTTccatga